The genomic segment TGCCAGCGTTCGCCGAAGGTCCGCAAGCTGGTGGTCAAATCCTCCGCGGCGGTCTACGGCGCCAGCTCGCGGTCGCAGGCGGTCTTCACCGAGGACTCCGAGCTGATTCCCGCCTCGACCAGCGGTTACGCCAAGGACGCGGTGGAGATGGAGGGCTACGTGCGCGGCCTCTCGCGCCGCCGCCCGGACATCACCATCACCATGGCGCGGTTCACCAACCTGATCGGCCCCGAGGTCGACACCGTGCTTTCCCGTTATTTCTCGCTGCCGGTCGTGCCGACCGTGCTCGGCTACGACGCCCGGATGCAGCTCCTGCACTCCTCGGACGCGCTGGCCGTGCTGGAGCAGGCCACGGTGGAGGACAAGCCCGGCGTGTTCAACGTGGGCAGTGAAGGGGTACTCACCCTGTCGCAGGCCATTCGCCGCGCGGGTCGGGTCGAGCTGCCCATGCCACGCGGGGTGGTGCCGTCCGTGGGCCGGTTGCTGCGCGGAGCGCGGCTGGTGGACTTCTCCGCCGACCAGGTGCGGCTGCTCAACTTCGGCCGCGTGGTGGACACCACGAAGCTCAAGCGCGAGTTCGGCTACACCCCGCGTTGGACCACGCGGGAGGCGTTCGACGACTACGTGCAGGGCCGCGGGCTGCGGCCG from the Amycolatopsis magusensis genome contains:
- a CDS encoding NAD-dependent epimerase/dehydratase family protein, coding for MPSNIVLVTGVGGELGGRLLARLGNNPDFERVIGVDTTPPAKAVLQRMGRAEFVRADIRNPLIAKVISTAGVDTVVHASTTCHPAAPGRRTAIKEVNVIGTMRLLAACQRSPKVRKLVVKSSAAVYGASSRSQAVFTEDSELIPASTSGYAKDAVEMEGYVRGLSRRRPDITITMARFTNLIGPEVDTVLSRYFSLPVVPTVLGYDARMQLLHSSDALAVLEQATVEDKPGVFNVGSEGVLTLSQAIRRAGRVELPMPRGVVPSVGRLLRGARLVDFSADQVRLLNFGRVVDTTKLKREFGYTPRWTTREAFDDYVQGRGLRPVVDGPRLAKLAGKVAVAAATGQAGGR